ATTTGTTATTTAGTTGTTGTTTTTGGTAGTCTGATAATAACATCTTTACTTTAATTCTTTGTGATTTTCCATCAATTAACACAGGAAAACTTAAACAGTCATTTATTTTATAATTTTGATTGTTCCATATACATACTGGTTTCTTTAAAATTGGCAGGTTATTAGTTTTCTTATATTTTCTGTAAACACTTTTAGCATCTTGTATAGCTTGATTTTTTACTGCACTTGGTAGATTTGCTTTAATATCTTTTGAGGTTAGTTTTATATGTCTATTATTAATCATACTTTGAACAATATTATTAACTGTAGATATATATTCATTTAAAGTTTCTTTTAAATATTGTTCTTGTTCTTTAGTCGGAAGTATTTTAAATTTAACTGTTAATTTCATAATTCACCACCTTTCTATACATTCTTTTGATTTTCTATATATTTTTGTATTGCTTCTTCGCTTACGTATCCGACAGTACAACAAAAATAACTTCGTGTCCAAAGTGAAGGTATTCTACTCCTTAATTCAGGGTATTTGTTTCTTAAAATTCTACTACTTGTTCCTTTAAAATATCGTATTAAACTATGCAAAGGTTGTCTTGGGTCAAAACTTATAAACATATGAACATGGTCTGGCATTATTTCTAATGCTTTTATTTCAACATCTTTTTCTTTAGCTATATCATAAAATATTTGTCTTAAATCTTTCTCTATATCTCCAACTAATACCTTGCGTCTGTATTTAGGACAAAATACTATATGATATTGATTAAGATATACAATTCCTTTTTTATGCGTGTATTTATTATTCATTAGATATACACCACCTATCTAATTATAATATATCATAATATTAGATAG
The genomic region above belongs to Desulfofalx alkaliphila DSM 12257 and contains:
- the tnpA gene encoding IS200/IS605 family transposase is translated as MNNKYTHKKGIVYLNQYHIVFCPKYRRKVLVGDIEKDLRQIFYDIAKEKDVEIKALEIMPDHVHMFISFDPRQPLHSLIRYFKGTSSRILRNKYPELRSRIPSLWTRSYFCCTVGYVSEEAIQKYIENQKNV